The proteins below come from a single uncultured Dethiosulfovibrio sp. genomic window:
- a CDS encoding LptA/OstA family protein, with the protein MAENMNFDTKTGLLQGSGNVTLKRDDLTITSDKCEGDYKGNSARMWGNVKAYGKWSDQSLDFSCQELKASFSTPESVAMVGSVKGKFGDRSLECYDIEMIGDRFIATKVKKFKDDSEGISLSCDTIKGFIVKENLQEFQAEGKVSMEIINQKDRSVTKISGGKAVYSRDRGSIIMSGGAVAVQKGRKVTAKNIIFYPSTNKIEAKGSPSISFEVE; encoded by the coding sequence ATGGCTGAGAACATGAACTTTGACACAAAAACCGGCTTGCTACAGGGAAGCGGCAACGTTACCTTAAAAAGGGACGATTTAACCATTACTTCCGATAAGTGTGAAGGGGACTACAAAGGTAACTCCGCCAGGATGTGGGGTAACGTAAAGGCATACGGTAAATGGAGCGATCAATCACTGGATTTCTCCTGTCAGGAGCTTAAGGCCAGTTTTTCGACTCCTGAGTCGGTGGCTATGGTAGGTTCTGTTAAAGGTAAGTTTGGAGATAGGTCCCTTGAATGCTACGACATAGAGATGATAGGCGATAGGTTTATCGCCACCAAGGTCAAAAAGTTCAAAGACGACTCGGAAGGAATCTCTCTCTCCTGCGACACCATCAAGGGCTTTATAGTGAAGGAAAATCTTCAGGAGTTTCAGGCTGAAGGTAAGGTCTCTATGGAGATAATAAACCAAAAGGATCGTTCTGTGACTAAGATCTCCGGTGGAAAAGCGGTCTATTCCAGAGACAGAGGCTCTATCATAATGAGCGGTGGGGCGGTAGCGGTACAAAAGGGGCGAAAAGTGACGGCCAAGAATATAATTTTCTATCCCTCCACCAACAAAATAGAGGCAAAAGGAAGTCCTAGCATATCCTTTGAGGTGGAGTAG
- a CDS encoding class II fructose-bisphosphate aldolase, with translation MTKNKVFLDKRPLNVRARWGNEDVALVSGRDVFGAMKEKGAIALAANARHPLTAKGVLRAAKKLDAAVLIEIAKSEANYCGSNFETLSEASVRASSEIGHGAVFALHVDHYGIKGEADVLKAVDQIGTIVKNGWTSIAIDASHLPDWENLCATRDVAMHVPPYFGLEVEVGEIKGAGELSSVEEALYFIGGLNSWGIFPDLLAISNGSLHGTYDSSQGQAEGIDLNRTKEIADAIAQYGVSIAQHGISGTAIHKCAEFSGFGINKGNVATLFQNVLFGIKMDQETGNAIIEGDSYVKEPDKGIPLSLWNEIVAWCDAQGFSRKDGNYKKANLPFAEKIANLPEDRIELILEETQWWAERFIKAFKAEGTAELVRERMASRESWNPLPDCKITASRGDYGPDKAPKTKINDGGDYSD, from the coding sequence ATGACTAAGAATAAGGTCTTTTTGGATAAGCGTCCCCTTAACGTCAGGGCTAGATGGGGTAATGAGGATGTAGCTTTGGTGAGCGGTAGAGACGTGTTTGGAGCTATGAAAGAAAAAGGGGCTATCGCCCTAGCTGCCAACGCTAGGCATCCTCTGACCGCAAAGGGTGTCCTTCGTGCGGCAAAAAAACTGGATGCGGCGGTTCTCATAGAGATAGCCAAATCGGAGGCAAATTACTGCGGCAGTAACTTCGAAACCCTCTCTGAGGCCTCGGTTCGGGCCTCCTCCGAGATCGGTCATGGGGCGGTATTCGCCCTTCACGTCGATCATTACGGTATAAAAGGAGAGGCCGATGTCCTAAAAGCGGTGGATCAAATAGGCACCATAGTCAAAAACGGCTGGACGTCTATCGCTATAGACGCCTCTCACCTTCCAGACTGGGAGAACCTATGTGCTACCAGAGACGTGGCTATGCACGTACCTCCCTACTTTGGGCTAGAGGTCGAGGTCGGAGAGATAAAAGGTGCTGGAGAGCTGTCCTCCGTGGAGGAAGCCCTTTACTTTATCGGTGGACTCAACTCCTGGGGAATCTTTCCCGATCTGTTGGCCATATCCAATGGAAGCCTTCACGGGACCTACGACTCCTCTCAGGGCCAGGCCGAGGGCATAGATCTCAACAGAACTAAAGAGATAGCCGACGCTATCGCTCAATACGGTGTATCTATAGCTCAGCACGGTATATCCGGTACGGCGATCCATAAGTGTGCTGAGTTCTCCGGTTTTGGCATAAACAAAGGCAACGTAGCCACCCTTTTCCAGAACGTCCTGTTCGGCATAAAGATGGACCAGGAGACCGGTAACGCCATCATAGAGGGAGACAGCTACGTAAAAGAACCGGACAAAGGTATTCCCCTATCCCTCTGGAACGAGATAGTCGCCTGGTGTGACGCTCAGGGATTCAGCCGTAAAGACGGCAACTACAAAAAGGCCAACCTGCCCTTTGCGGAAAAAATCGCCAATCTTCCAGAGGACAGAATCGAGCTTATACTGGAGGAGACCCAGTGGTGGGCGGAGAGGTTCATAAAGGCATTTAAGGCAGAGGGGACTGCTGAACTAGTCAGGGAGAGAATGGCCTCCAGAGAAAGCTGGAATCCCCTTCCCGATTGCAAGATAACCGCATCCAGAGGGGACTACGGTCCCGATAAGGCTCCTAAGACGAAAATAAACGACGGCGGTGATTACTCCGACTAG
- the gcvPA gene encoding aminomethyl-transferring glycine dehydrogenase subunit GcvPA, whose translation MSCCRKIVYPYIPNSSPETKKEMLDFIGVDSIEEFLVDIPQELRMTGDMDLPAPCLSEAELCRHMTSILDKNTSVRQAISFLGAGCYNHQVPAIVDEIISSGEFLTAYAGEPYEDHGRFQAMFEYQSMMAELLDVDVCNVPTYDGAHATGNALRMASRIVGRKTVIMAGAINLDRKKVIETYLDSILSIKTVGYDDETGLVDLKDLSEKLDETVAAVFVENPNYLGAIETQGQTISDMVHKIGAMFVVFADPSSLGVLQPPSRYGADISCGDIQPLGIHMHYGTGGGFIATADDPKIVEEYPSRLFSLAPTTHGEWGFGDVLWERTSFANRDSCKEFVGTHSALWGIAAGVYLATMGPKGMEDLGKEIMQRSLYAKKLLSSVPGVKVDRFNSTSFKEFVVDINGTGKTVEDLNRYLLDKGIFGGKDISKEFPELGQTALYCVTEMVSPRDIETLVEAFRGFVE comes from the coding sequence ATGTCTTGTTGCAGAAAAATCGTTTATCCCTACATACCTAACTCATCCCCTGAGACTAAAAAGGAAATGCTCGACTTCATAGGTGTTGATTCTATCGAGGAGTTTTTGGTCGACATACCTCAGGAACTCAGGATGACAGGGGATATGGACCTCCCTGCTCCCTGTCTTTCTGAAGCAGAGCTTTGCCGTCACATGACCTCAATCCTTGATAAAAACACCTCCGTCAGACAGGCCATATCCTTTCTCGGTGCAGGTTGCTATAACCATCAGGTTCCGGCCATCGTGGACGAAATAATATCCTCCGGCGAGTTTTTGACCGCCTATGCGGGAGAGCCTTACGAGGATCACGGCCGTTTTCAGGCCATGTTTGAGTATCAGAGCATGATGGCGGAGCTGCTGGACGTCGACGTATGTAACGTACCTACCTACGATGGGGCCCATGCTACCGGTAACGCCTTGAGAATGGCCTCTCGTATCGTCGGAAGAAAGACGGTAATTATGGCTGGAGCCATCAACCTCGATCGTAAAAAGGTCATAGAGACTTACCTTGATTCGATTCTCTCTATAAAAACCGTTGGATACGACGATGAAACCGGTCTTGTTGATCTTAAAGATCTGTCGGAGAAGCTTGACGAAACGGTTGCTGCGGTATTCGTCGAGAATCCCAACTATTTAGGTGCTATAGAGACCCAGGGCCAGACTATCTCCGATATGGTCCACAAAATCGGCGCTATGTTCGTCGTCTTCGCCGATCCCAGCTCTTTAGGGGTCCTTCAGCCTCCGTCCAGATACGGCGCTGATATATCCTGCGGCGATATACAGCCTCTAGGCATCCACATGCACTACGGTACGGGGGGAGGTTTTATCGCCACAGCCGACGATCCCAAGATCGTGGAGGAGTATCCCTCCAGGCTTTTCAGTCTCGCTCCTACGACCCACGGCGAGTGGGGCTTTGGAGATGTCCTTTGGGAAAGGACTTCCTTCGCCAACAGGGATAGCTGCAAGGAGTTTGTCGGAACCCATTCGGCCCTGTGGGGAATCGCCGCTGGGGTTTACCTTGCAACCATGGGTCCTAAGGGTATGGAAGATCTTGGGAAGGAGATAATGCAACGGTCTCTCTACGCAAAAAAACTTCTATCGTCGGTACCAGGGGTGAAGGTAGATCGTTTTAACTCCACCTCCTTCAAGGAATTCGTCGTGGACATAAACGGGACCGGGAAGACAGTGGAAGACCTCAACCGCTACCTGCTGGATAAGGGCATATTCGGTGGCAAGGATATCTCCAAGGAGTTTCCCGAGCTCGGTCAGACCGCCCTTTACTGTGTCACCGAGATGGTCTCCCCTAGGGATATAGAGACCCTTGTCGAAGCCTTCAGAGGCTTCGTAGAGTAG
- a CDS encoding hydrogenase maturation protease, with amino-acid sequence MVWGIGNELYGDDQVGIVACRYLLEMDFEETLDVFCCYTVPGNYVSKVGKHRPNRLIIVDASDMGISPGEFRRFSLREIQDVSFTNHDMPINLMLEPYQDITTIVGIQPKRVELGAPMTSLLEKTALTVANIILEGRLEEIPAL; translated from the coding sequence ATGGTGTGGGGGATCGGCAACGAGCTTTACGGAGATGATCAAGTCGGCATAGTTGCCTGTCGATATCTCCTCGAGATGGACTTCGAGGAAACATTAGACGTTTTCTGCTGTTATACCGTGCCGGGAAATTACGTATCTAAGGTCGGGAAACACCGTCCAAACCGGTTGATAATCGTGGATGCCTCGGACATGGGGATCTCTCCAGGAGAGTTTCGCAGGTTCTCTTTGAGAGAGATACAGGATGTTTCCTTCACAAACCACGATATGCCTATAAACCTCATGCTAGAGCCTTATCAGGACATAACCACCATCGTTGGCATACAGCCGAAGAGGGTCGAACTAGGAGCTCCTATGACCTCTTTGCTCGAAAAGACTGCCCTAACTGTGGCGAATATAATCCTTGAGGGGAGGTTGGAGGAAATACCGGCCCTTTAA
- a CDS encoding Na+/H+ antiporter NhaC family protein, with protein sequence MESYGIWAALPPLVAIILCFKTKMVLPSLFAGLFTGAIIVSGGNVLSGVGYALETIVQNVVDPWNARLLLFTLFMGVGISFIWRLGGSLALAEQAKKKFKTRRSVCLGAWGLGMGTSINDCLVAAVDGNVFRDVCKEYRVSSEKFSYVLDSTAAPAAALFISDWIAYQIGMIQQGLDIAGITTITPVEAYVKTIPFNLYSIFTLFFVGVLMYTGKDYGPMLKAEVRALTTGKFTRDGATPMLDVGNELGEPIRTNPMVVTFVLPLLTAFLVILFGLYWTGREGTTLMTVLENSDASIALLWGAFAMASTGILMALVTRIMDFKETMDTFMDGFKLMVLTASILVMAWSLGAITKEMGLAQYIIQQIGTSLPFVALPIIVFILSIIIAFATGTSWGTMAIMTPLAIPLAYNMTGDPSTSSAIAGVVLSGAIFGDHCSPISDTTVMSSIFSGADHIDHVSTQLPYALTVAAVVLMMYVLYGLFRVSPMILIPLGMAILVVLQRVLHVGYSRFLGIVEPSQEAL encoded by the coding sequence ATGGAGTCTTACGGAATATGGGCAGCTTTACCGCCTCTAGTAGCCATAATTCTATGTTTTAAGACTAAGATGGTTCTGCCCTCTCTGTTTGCAGGGCTTTTCACCGGTGCTATTATCGTCTCCGGCGGCAACGTCCTCTCCGGCGTGGGATACGCTCTGGAGACCATCGTCCAAAACGTCGTAGATCCCTGGAACGCCAGGTTGCTGCTGTTTACCCTGTTCATGGGAGTGGGAATCTCCTTCATATGGAGACTCGGGGGGAGTTTGGCCCTCGCCGAACAGGCTAAGAAAAAGTTCAAGACCAGAAGGTCGGTCTGTCTTGGGGCCTGGGGGTTAGGCATGGGAACATCCATAAACGACTGTCTCGTCGCGGCGGTCGACGGAAACGTGTTCCGAGACGTCTGCAAGGAGTATCGGGTGTCGTCGGAGAAGTTCTCCTACGTACTGGACTCCACCGCTGCCCCTGCCGCCGCCCTTTTTATCTCCGACTGGATAGCTTACCAGATAGGGATGATCCAACAGGGACTGGACATCGCCGGCATAACCACCATCACCCCTGTCGAGGCCTACGTGAAAACGATCCCGTTTAATCTTTATTCTATTTTCACACTGTTCTTCGTCGGCGTCCTCATGTATACCGGGAAAGATTACGGTCCAATGCTAAAGGCTGAGGTCAGGGCTTTGACCACCGGTAAGTTCACCAGAGACGGAGCTACCCCCATGTTAGACGTAGGCAACGAGCTTGGTGAGCCTATCAGAACTAATCCTATGGTGGTTACCTTTGTGCTTCCTCTTCTGACCGCCTTTTTAGTCATTCTCTTCGGCCTCTATTGGACCGGAAGGGAGGGGACTACCCTTATGACCGTCCTGGAGAATTCCGACGCCTCGATTGCCCTGCTATGGGGAGCTTTCGCTATGGCATCCACAGGGATCTTGATGGCACTTGTCACCAGGATAATGGATTTCAAAGAGACCATGGATACCTTCATGGACGGCTTCAAGCTCATGGTCCTTACTGCCTCCATCCTGGTCATGGCCTGGTCCTTAGGCGCGATTACCAAGGAGATGGGGCTGGCTCAGTATATCATTCAGCAGATAGGCACATCCCTTCCCTTTGTCGCTCTGCCTATAATAGTTTTTATCCTGTCCATAATCATAGCCTTTGCCACAGGGACTTCCTGGGGCACTATGGCCATAATGACACCTCTGGCTATACCTCTGGCCTACAACATGACCGGCGATCCCTCGACATCCTCGGCCATCGCTGGGGTGGTTCTGTCTGGTGCTATCTTCGGGGATCACTGCTCTCCTATATCGGATACCACTGTCATGTCGTCTATCTTCTCGGGGGCGGACCATATCGATCACGTGTCAACCCAGTTGCCCTACGCTCTGACCGTGGCTGCGGTCGTTCTGATGATGTACGTCCTCTATGGACTTTTCAGGGTGAGCCCGATGATCCTCATACCTCTGGGAATGGCTATTTTGGTCGTTTTACAGAGGGTTTTGCACGTCGGTTATTCCAGGTTTTTAGGGATAGTGGAGCCCTCTCAAGAAGCCCTGTAA
- a CDS encoding GntR family transcriptional regulator: MKDQLQFNTTSDYVYHQLRNQIITKKLRAGQRLPEITLAKQLEVSRTPVREALRRLANEGMVQLIPNGGARLLAPTKEEIVGTYEVRDYLERLAVKKAASRITPLQICRLEEQIELEEKSFEERDLESYLEVNNSFHRIIAEASGNIILADYIDNVLSRTYVFLVFYETFFDFQTNPSLDEHRAILKALSEHDEALSVKLMEDHLSLSLKGLAP; this comes from the coding sequence ATGAAGGATCAACTACAATTCAACACCACTTCGGACTACGTTTATCACCAGCTGCGAAACCAGATAATCACGAAAAAGCTGAGAGCCGGACAACGCCTCCCTGAAATAACCCTGGCAAAACAACTTGAAGTAAGCAGAACGCCTGTAAGAGAGGCTTTGAGAAGATTGGCTAACGAAGGGATGGTCCAGTTAATCCCTAACGGCGGTGCAAGACTACTAGCCCCTACGAAAGAGGAAATCGTAGGGACCTACGAGGTTAGAGATTATTTAGAGCGTCTTGCGGTAAAAAAAGCGGCTTCTCGTATAACACCCCTACAGATCTGTAGGCTTGAAGAACAGATTGAGCTAGAGGAAAAGAGCTTTGAGGAAAGGGATCTAGAGTCATATCTGGAGGTAAATAACTCTTTCCACAGGATAATAGCCGAGGCCTCGGGGAACATAATCTTAGCGGATTACATAGATAACGTCCTATCCAGGACTTACGTTTTTTTGGTCTTCTACGAAACTTTTTTTGATTTCCAAACCAACCCAAGTTTAGACGAACACAGAGCGATACTGAAAGCCCTTTCGGAACACGACGAGGCTCTATCGGTAAAGCTGATGGAAGATCATCTTTCCCTTTCCCTCAAGGGACTGGCCCCGTAG
- a CDS encoding SDR family oxidoreductase — protein sequence MLDLNESFGMNGKVAVITGAASGIGLGISRFFALAGVSVAMLDINEEGGGKAKEDVEGDREFFFCDVTDSNSCVSAVAKVISKFGRIDILVNCAGVARRNDVIGLEERDWDLALNVTLKSVFLMSKAVVPYMKVQGGGKIVNIGSGWSLKGGPMAISYCAAKGGVWNMTRAMAIDHGPDNINVNCVCPGDIDTPMLRSECEQLGGTYDESYKEECAQRPIKRLGTPEDVAKSVFFLCSDMAPWVTGSSLVVDGGGIA from the coding sequence ATGTTGGATCTTAACGAATCTTTTGGGATGAATGGAAAGGTTGCGGTTATAACCGGAGCTGCTTCCGGTATCGGGCTGGGCATTTCCCGATTTTTTGCACTGGCCGGTGTCTCCGTGGCCATGCTCGATATAAACGAAGAAGGTGGCGGGAAGGCTAAAGAGGATGTAGAGGGGGACAGAGAGTTCTTTTTCTGCGATGTTACCGACTCAAATAGCTGTGTTTCCGCTGTGGCGAAGGTGATCTCCAAGTTTGGAAGAATCGACATACTGGTCAACTGTGCCGGTGTTGCTCGTAGAAATGACGTAATTGGCCTGGAGGAAAGGGACTGGGATCTGGCCCTTAACGTCACATTGAAGAGCGTGTTTCTGATGTCCAAGGCCGTAGTGCCCTACATGAAAGTACAAGGAGGTGGAAAGATCGTAAACATAGGATCTGGCTGGAGTCTGAAAGGAGGTCCTATGGCGATTTCCTACTGTGCAGCAAAAGGCGGAGTATGGAACATGACCAGAGCTATGGCCATAGACCACGGCCCGGACAACATTAACGTAAACTGCGTCTGCCCTGGAGATATTGACACTCCAATGCTTAGAAGCGAATGCGAGCAGCTTGGAGGTACCTACGACGAATCCTACAAGGAAGAGTGTGCTCAGCGGCCGATAAAGAGGCTTGGGACGCCGGAGGATGTGGCGAAGTCGGTATTCTTTCTCTGTAGCGATATGGCACCATGGGTCACCGGAAGCAGTCTGGTGGTGGACGGCGGAGGAATCGCCTAA
- a CDS encoding ATP-NAD kinase family protein, whose translation MIRLGLIVNPIAGMGGSVALKGTDGDALAKAVSLGAIPKCHQRVVSALSDGAGWNVRWVTCSGAMGEDVLGSLGIDCTAIPGFGERTTGEDTVRAARAMMEEKVDLLIFAGGDGTARDVASVVGEEVAVLGIPGGVKIHSAVFAKTPKLAGDLLRDYVQGVIKETHLAEVMDIDEELFRMGQVRARLFGYMRVPISSRSMQVKKVGRHIENSQVRLEETAASVANSMKRGILYLLGSGSTVRAISDYLGLYGTLLGIDAVLDGKLIGKDLTDGEIGGLTDVHKGEVKIVVSPIGGQGFIFGRGNQQFSPSVIRSVGKSNIIVLATPDKMDELFGRTLLVDTGDESLDSELNGYISVNVGWNRRIIWPVG comes from the coding sequence ATGATTAGACTAGGTCTCATCGTCAATCCTATTGCGGGAATGGGAGGTTCGGTAGCCCTCAAGGGCACCGATGGTGATGCTCTGGCAAAAGCTGTAAGCCTGGGGGCGATCCCTAAGTGTCATCAAAGGGTGGTGTCGGCCCTTTCCGACGGAGCAGGGTGGAATGTCCGTTGGGTGACCTGCTCCGGTGCTATGGGAGAAGATGTCCTCGGTTCTCTCGGCATAGATTGCACGGCTATCCCCGGCTTTGGAGAAAGAACTACCGGAGAGGACACGGTCAGAGCGGCCAGAGCCATGATGGAGGAGAAGGTAGATCTTCTGATCTTCGCCGGAGGAGACGGAACCGCCAGAGACGTAGCGTCCGTCGTCGGGGAGGAAGTGGCCGTCCTTGGGATTCCAGGAGGGGTCAAAATCCACTCTGCGGTCTTCGCAAAAACCCCGAAGCTCGCCGGAGATTTACTCAGAGATTACGTTCAGGGAGTTATCAAAGAGACCCATCTAGCTGAGGTAATGGATATCGACGAAGAGCTCTTCAGAATGGGCCAGGTAAGGGCCAGGCTTTTCGGCTATATGAGGGTTCCAATCTCCAGCAGATCTATGCAGGTTAAAAAGGTTGGAAGGCATATAGAGAACTCCCAGGTTCGACTTGAGGAAACTGCCGCCTCTGTAGCAAACTCCATGAAGAGAGGGATACTCTACCTTCTGGGTTCGGGGTCCACGGTGCGAGCTATCTCCGATTATCTTGGACTTTACGGAACTCTTTTAGGGATTGACGCCGTTCTCGACGGCAAGCTTATAGGAAAGGACCTTACCGATGGGGAAATAGGGGGGCTTACCGATGTTCACAAAGGAGAGGTTAAAATCGTCGTCTCTCCCATCGGGGGACAGGGTTTTATCTTCGGCAGAGGTAATCAGCAGTTCAGTCCATCGGTGATAAGGTCCGTCGGAAAGTCAAACATAATCGTCCTGGCAACTCCAGACAAGATGGACGAGCTCTTCGGTCGAACCCTTTTAGTGGACACCGGTGATGAGAGCTTGGATAGCGAATTAAACGGATATATATCGGTAAACGTGGGATGGAACAGGAGAATTATCTGGCCTGTGGGATGA
- the gcvPB gene encoding aminomethyl-transferring glycine dehydrogenase subunit GcvPB: protein MDIKTKLRKFHQATWDEPIIFELSEPGHRGILLPCAGREVEAEVGDGLSAIPSCMRRTDLPELPEMGQLQVLRHFNHLAQENLGVDYNIDIGQGTCTMKYSPKVNEGFVSSHKAADIHPCQDQSTVQGALEIMYLLGECFKEICGLDYFSMQPGGGSHGALAMASMVRAYFRDKGEDRDEVITTFYSHPADAAVPIAKGFKVTVLPPDEDGLPDLEAFKAALSDRTAAIFFTNPEDTGIFNSRIRDFTGLAKAAGALCCYDQANANGLLGIARAKEADFDLSFFNLHKTFASPHGCGGPATGLVAARDYLRDYLPAPLVVKNGDTYSLDWDLPKSCGKVKSFYGTLPSMIRAYAWIMSLGADGLKEASMIAILNNNYVMKKLLAIKGLSMAYPHHSARIEQVRYSWGKMKEDTGLGTGDVQRRIADFGTHYWSSHEPWVIPEPCTIEPSESYSKDDLDEYCAILERISYECYNEPETIKGAPHNSTIHHVDHDVLDDPTRWAITWKAYKKKYDGYFNKK, encoded by the coding sequence ATGGATATAAAAACGAAGCTCAGAAAATTTCACCAGGCCACTTGGGATGAACCTATCATCTTCGAACTTAGTGAGCCTGGACACAGAGGTATCCTTCTGCCCTGCGCCGGTAGAGAGGTAGAGGCCGAGGTCGGCGACGGGCTTTCCGCTATCCCCTCCTGCATGAGGAGGACCGATCTACCAGAACTTCCGGAAATGGGGCAACTCCAGGTCCTGAGGCACTTTAACCATCTAGCTCAGGAAAACCTAGGTGTCGATTACAACATCGACATAGGTCAGGGGACCTGCACCATGAAGTACAGTCCCAAAGTTAACGAGGGATTTGTCTCCAGCCACAAAGCCGCCGATATCCATCCCTGTCAGGATCAGTCCACCGTACAGGGAGCCCTGGAGATCATGTATCTTTTGGGGGAGTGCTTCAAGGAGATTTGTGGGCTGGACTACTTCAGTATGCAGCCAGGCGGAGGCTCCCACGGTGCTCTGGCCATGGCTTCCATGGTAAGGGCCTATTTCAGGGATAAGGGAGAGGACCGTGACGAGGTGATAACCACCTTTTACTCCCACCCAGCCGACGCAGCCGTGCCTATCGCTAAAGGATTCAAGGTCACGGTTTTGCCTCCCGATGAGGATGGTCTTCCCGATCTTGAGGCCTTCAAGGCGGCCCTTTCGGACAGAACCGCAGCCATTTTTTTCACCAACCCGGAGGATACGGGAATCTTTAACAGCAGAATAAGGGATTTTACCGGATTGGCCAAGGCGGCGGGCGCCCTTTGCTGTTACGACCAGGCCAACGCTAACGGTCTTCTCGGTATCGCTAGAGCTAAAGAGGCGGATTTTGACCTCTCCTTCTTCAATCTACACAAGACCTTCGCCTCTCCCCATGGCTGTGGTGGCCCAGCTACCGGTCTTGTGGCGGCAAGGGATTACCTGAGGGACTATCTCCCTGCACCTTTAGTGGTCAAAAATGGCGATACCTACTCTCTGGATTGGGATCTGCCCAAAAGCTGTGGCAAGGTTAAATCCTTCTACGGCACCCTGCCTTCGATGATAAGGGCCTACGCCTGGATAATGAGCCTCGGCGCCGACGGTCTTAAAGAGGCTTCCATGATAGCTATTTTGAACAACAACTACGTTATGAAAAAACTTCTGGCTATAAAGGGGCTCTCAATGGCCTACCCTCACCACAGTGCCAGAATTGAGCAGGTTCGCTACTCCTGGGGCAAGATGAAAGAGGACACCGGCTTAGGCACCGGAGACGTGCAGCGTAGAATAGCAGACTTTGGAACCCACTACTGGTCCAGTCACGAACCCTGGGTGATACCGGAGCCCTGTACTATAGAGCCCAGCGAATCCTATTCCAAAGATGATCTGGACGAGTACTGTGCAATTTTGGAGCGTATCTCCTACGAATGTTACAACGAGCCAGAGACTATCAAGGGAGCGCCTCACAACAGCACAATACATCACGTAGACCACGATGTCCTTGACGATCCGACCCGATGGGCCATCACGTGGAAGGCCTACAAAAAGAAATATGACGGTTACTTTAATAAAAAATAA
- the lptB gene encoding LPS export ABC transporter ATP-binding protein encodes MVNFDKKGKILRAEGLTKSYKKRNVVSGVSLNLPMGEIVGLLGPNGAGKTTSFYMIVGLIRPDSGKVYLEDRDITDLAVYRRARIGIGYLPQESSVFKSLTVRENIELVLEGRGLSKGERVDISDRLIEDLGLQRLVGVGGYALSGGERRRLEIARCLAIMPDFIFLDEPFSGIDPIAVYDIQQIVLGLRDKGYGIMITDHNVRDTLAITDRTYLIHRGEIVIEGAPDEVAHSEVARKFYLGERFTW; translated from the coding sequence ATGGTTAACTTCGATAAAAAGGGAAAGATTTTGAGGGCAGAGGGGCTGACCAAAAGCTACAAAAAAAGAAACGTGGTATCCGGTGTCAGCCTCAACCTTCCTATGGGAGAGATAGTAGGACTTTTAGGGCCGAACGGAGCGGGTAAAACCACCAGCTTTTACATGATAGTCGGTTTGATCCGCCCTGATTCTGGAAAGGTCTACTTGGAGGACAGGGACATCACCGACCTGGCGGTCTATCGCAGAGCGAGGATCGGAATTGGATACCTTCCTCAGGAGAGCTCTGTATTTAAAAGCCTGACGGTGAGGGAGAATATAGAACTAGTCCTCGAGGGCAGAGGTCTTTCAAAAGGGGAAAGAGTGGACATCTCCGATAGGCTTATAGAGGATCTAGGACTACAGAGACTGGTCGGAGTGGGAGGGTACGCCCTTAGTGGCGGAGAGAGGCGACGTCTGGAGATAGCCCGATGTCTGGCGATAATGCCCGACTTTATATTTCTGGACGAGCCCTTCAGTGGAATAGACCCTATCGCGGTTTACGACATTCAGCAGATAGTCCTAGGCCTGAGGGATAAAGGCTACGGAATAATGATAACCGACCATAACGTAAGGGATACTCTGGCCATAACCGACAGAACCTACCTTATACACAGAGGGGAGATCGTCATAGAGGGAGCTCCTGATGAGGTCGCCCACAGCGAGGTTGCCAGAAAATTCTATCTTGGGGAGAGGTTCACATGGTGA